One genomic segment of Stigmatopora argus isolate UIUO_Sarg chromosome 1, RoL_Sarg_1.0, whole genome shotgun sequence includes these proteins:
- the LOC144071380 gene encoding protein Shroom2-like isoform X1, translating into MRRAVKSSFFLPFFLFLLAMIRAKMVDVVSTHIMPSENEVLVARCFLTKILRSSMRKNHFKGKNEPSLRPHSWHSQKLTAGDPAPLGKETTPVAVWHQREASRVKESSCQTDQKKQHLQTGQHSYMRQMEGLERPAHPFPQDRVSPTKYTGSSENGTEGKRRTFSCFSSGSNTLLVDSNSLGRKGTSGENIFFKGIQDEGPFTVERPEYLQMLYQKGSGSEEQNSSWLSSRFKPSVGSVWQVPEKRKTKAPPLPSKMMQNDSCATTRAFQYPEASENYPHTHCRSFERLTEWNKSHPGKNTKSRCSITSLSEKDILHPSRTDERNQLHPTKHFSLSSTDVRQFHYANRPALQKVDSDERTFYTAPHTKIQSVGSYYRSLQDLPMNASGRRFVWCSKVSADAADLEEDRYSASVNKKGKHQMAYTEITGHNGFIRNIYLLNPQGSEHSHRLGLHDATERIDGHIGNMKRIFPAHPSSNHKMSPSRLDNPWVPQEDQRLSPLNTPLLHTLAQDRQIQTDIPSMSNLSSRNVCESMAASSGKANRRGDRYATTLRNEVRQKRAQLQKSCSAATLICDDQNDDLSHWNNNEPSNTCCISFSNTYKDNLKEAQARVLQATSFQRRDLEPLGTETAVLKASNGRVKGRRRFPLAKRIHSFSEPDKIDRVGVDREHPDGHCDQMKCDRKPALSKSMMPMSGEPSETKERCTSGDAQNTHLYRETWRPTLSGKKVPLEQQKLGTFAEYQATWNKQKRASEAKIQGRYYSAENILDNENEENAIYIHERSRSSPSADICTLNVPPVWLDCLARQSNDSARTESDHQSSSDAVRHKIAVSSDPCSLSPVLGDQEPDQPPHIKAVLPSNSHLGTESTSLPQEFLSGASTGPTILQPVCSFDPTTMQFILPDSPHLCGMTQSDRKTLDIVSKKEQSTSLPIRTVKLSHSPCQLVPPLSRMDGQPVVNVREDSPLRSENYSELSDAVINVSNSGTKSLGVVAAFPPKGLAISDNIPLGANEMWDPLTMAHCTKKPTKDQQPDSEQFKVKESIPLANLTGEEDAKTQQLVRDIMDKDKSLVEILDQSGRKTTMDLMEGLFSQEEQILDVAQQRRRTSSGSRLPNSSRRDEDDISGAGSLVPSSSYYSTSAPKAELLIKMKDMQEQLQDQDSEDELDVDLVTKKEELISSLAKKLEVLREARQSLQEDVENNEVLGSEVESTVQRFCLPNQLDKFRMFVGDLDKVVSLLLSLSGRLARVENALNCLEEGAPIEEKRTLTEKRKLLLRQHEDAKELKENLDRRERLVSSIMEAHLDPERLDDYQHFVKMKSALIIEQRKLEDRIKLGEEQLKCLLDSLPLEQRFHF; encoded by the exons ATGAGAAGAGCTGTTAAATCAtccttttttttgcccttttttcttttcttgcttgCCATGATCAGGGCTAAAATGGTTGATGTTGTATCAACACACATCATGCCGTCAGAAAATGAGGTTCTTGTGGCAAGGTGCTTTCTCACCAAGATTTTGCGAAGCTCTATGAG GAAGAATCACTTCAAAGG GAAGAATGAGCCGAGCTTACGGCCTCATTCTTGGCACTCCCAAAAGCTAACAGCGGGGGATCCCGCGCCCCTTGGCAAGGAGACCACCCCTGTAGCAGTGTGGCACCAAAGGGAAGCCAG CAGAGTGAAAGAGTCATCCTGTCAAACAGACCAGAAAAAGCAGCATCTGCAAACTGGCCAGCACAGCTACATGAGACAAATGGAGGGACTGGAGCGTCCTGCTCACCCTTTCCCACAAGATCGTGTTTCCCCGACCAAGTACACCGGCAGCAGCGAGAATGGTACAGAAGGCAAAAGAAGAACATTCAGCTGTTTTTCCAGTGGTTCCAACACTCTGCTTGTAGATTCAAATTCACTTGGCAGGAAGGGAACCAGcggggaaaacatttttttcaagggTATTCAAGATGAAGGGCCCTTTACAGTGGAGCGCCCCGAGTACTTGCAGATGCTTTACCAGAAGGGGTCAGGGTCGGAAGAGCAGAACTCCTCTTGGTTATCAAGTAGATTTAAACCAAGCGTTGGCTCAGTGTGGCAGGTACCAGAAAAAAGGAAGACCAAGGCACCTCCTCTACCTTCCAAGATGATGCAAAATGACAGTTGTGCTACCACAAGGGCATTTCAATACCCTGAGGCATCCGAAAATTATCCGCACACTCACTGCAGGTCATTTGAAAGACTGACGGAATGGAACAAATCTCACCCAGGAAAAAACACCAAGTCCAGATGTAGCATCACATCCCTCTCAGAAAAAGACATTCTCCATCCCAGCAGAACAGATGAACGCAACCAACTACACCCAACAAAACATTTCTCACTGTCAAGCACCGATGTCAGACAGTTTCATTACGCCAACAGACCTGCACTGCAAAAAGTGGACAGCGATGAGAGGACCTTCTATACAGCTCCTCACACCAAGATTCAGAGTGTTGGAAGTTACTATCGCAGTTTACAGGACCTGCCAATGAACGCCTCCGGTCGTAGATTTGTTTGGTGCTCCAAAGTTTCTGCAGATGCCGCAGATTTAGAAGAGGACAGATATTCTGCTTCAGTAAACAAAAAGGGAAAGCATCAGATGGCATACACTGAAATTACAGGGCATAATGGGTTTATAAGGAACATTTACCTCCTCAATCCCCAAGGCTCTGAACACTCTCACCGTCTTGGCCTGCACGATGCCACAGAGAGAATTGATGGACACATTGGCAATATGAAAAGAATTTTCCCAGCTCATCCAAGTAGTAATCACAAGATGAGTCCTTCAAGGCTCGACAACCCTTGGGTGCCGCAAGAAGACCAACGACTATCCCCTTTGAATACCCCCTTGCTTCATACACTAGCACAGGATCGTCAAATTCAAACGGACATCCCGTCAATGAGTAATCTGTCATCTCGAAATGTTTGCGAATCAATGGCCGCAAGTAGCGGAAAAGCCAATCGGCGTGGTGACCGTTACGCTACTACTCTACGGAATGAAGTACGGCAGAAGCGAGCACAGTTGCAAAAAAGCTGTAGTGCTGCCACGCTAATTTGTGATGACCAGAATGACGACCTTTCACACTGGAACAATAACGAGCCTTCAAATACGTGCTGCATCTCCTTCTCAAACACGTACAAAGACAATCTCAAAGAGGCACAGGCGAGGGTCCTCCAGGCCACCTCTTTCCAGAGACGCGATCTAGAACCTCTAGGCACAGAGACAGCTGTGCTAAAAGCCTCGAATGGACGCGTTAAAGGACGTAGGCGTTTCCCTTTAGCCAAGCgtattcattccttttcagaACCTGACAAGATCGATAGAGTAGGAGTGGATAGAGAGCATCCTGATGGGCATTGTGACCAAATGAAATGTGATAGAAAACCAGCTTTGTCCAAATCGATGATGCCAATGTCAGGTGAGCCAAGTGAAACCAAGGAGAGATGTACATCAGGGGACGCTCAGAACACTCATTTATATCGAGAAACCTGGAGACCCACACTCTCGGGAAAGAAGGTTCCACTGGAGCAACAGAAGCTTGGAACATTTGCGGAGTACCAGGCCACGTGGAACAAACAGAAGAGAGCATCTGAGGCCAAGATCCAAGGCAGATATTACTCAGCAGAAAACATCCTGgataatgaaaatgaagagaatgCAATATACATACATGAGAGATCCAGATCTTCTCCTTCTGCAGACATCTGTACTCTG AATGTTCCACCCGTGTGGCTAGATTGTCTAGCCAGGCAGAGCAATGACTCAGCAAG AACAGAAAGTGACCACCAGTCCAGCTCTGATGCTGTTAGGCACAAGATTGCAGTCTCCTCTGATCCTTGTAGTCTGAGTCCTGTCCTAGGAGACCAAGAACCAGACCAGCCTCCGCACATCAAAGCTGTCTTACCATCCAATTCCCATTTGGGCACAGAAAGCACTTCCCTTCCCCAGGAATTTCTCTCAGGAGCATCTACAGGACCGACAATACTTCAGCCCGTGTGTAGTTTTGACCCCACTACCATGCAATTCATCCTCCCTGACTCTCCTCACCTCTGCGGAATGACTCAGTCTGATAGGAAAACATTGGATATTGTAAGTAAGAAGGAGCAGTCAACATCTTTGCCCATTCGAACAGTGAAACTTTCTCACTCTCCCTGTCAACTTGTTCCACCTTTGAGTCGAATGGACGGACAGCCGGTTGTTAATGTGCGGGAGGATTCACCTCTCAG GTCCGAAAATTACTCTGAGCTCTCAGACGCTGTGATTAATGTGAGCAATTCAGGGACAAAAAGTCTTGGTGTGGTCGCAGCCTTCCCCCCTAAGGGCCTGGCCATTTCCGACAACATCCCTTTGGGTGCCAATGAGATGTGGGACCCCTTAACAATGGCGCACTGCACAAAGAAACCCACTAAGGATCAGCAACCTGACTCCGAACAGTTCAAGGTTAAGGAAAGCATTCCTTTGGCAAACCTTACAGGTGAAGAAGACGCCAAGACGCAGCAGCTTGTGAGGGACATCATGGACAAGGATAAATCCCTGGTGGAGATCTTAGATCAGAGTGGAAGGAAGACCACAATGGACCTGATGGAAGGGCTATTTTCCCAAGAGGAACAGATCCTGGATGTGGCCCAACAACGGCGGAGAACTTCCAGTGGGTCCAGGTTGCCCAACTCAAGCAG GAGGGATGAAGATGACATTTCTGGAGCAGGTTCGCTGGTTCCGAGCTCCTCCTACTACAGCACATCAGCTCCAAAGGCTGAGCTCCTGATCAAGATGAAAGACATGCAGGAACAATTGCAGGATCAGGACTCTGAGGACGAGCTGGATGTGGACCTGGTCACTAAAAAG GAGGAGCTGATCTCAAGCCTGGCCAAGAAGCTGGAGGTGTTGCGGGAGGCACGGCAAAGTCTGCAGGAGGATGTTGAAAACAACGAGGTTTTAGGCAGCGAGGTGGAGAGCACTGTCCAACGCTTTTGCCTGCCCAACCAGCTGGACAAGTTTAGGATGTTTGTGGGTGACTTGGACAAGGTCGTGAGCCTGCTGCTGTCATTGTCTGGTCGTCTGGCAAGGGTGGAGAATGCTCTCAACTGTCTTGAAGAAGGAGCACCCATAGAGGAgaag CGCACCCTGACTGAGAAACGCAAACTGCTTCTGCGGCAACATGAAGACGCCAAGGAGCTGAAGGAGAACCTGGACCGTCGGGAGCGTCTGGTGTCCTCTATCATGGAGGCCCACCTGGACCCCGAGAGGCTTGATGACTATCAGCATTTTGTCAAGATGAAGTCTGCCCTCATCATCGAGCAGCGCAAACTGGAGGACAGAATCAAACTGGGCGAGGAGCAGCTCAAGTGTTTACTGGACAGTCTGCCATTGGAGCAGAGGTTCCACTTTTAA
- the LOC144071380 gene encoding protein Shroom2-like isoform X2, with protein MVDVVSTHIMPSENEVLVARCFLTKILRSSMRKNHFKGKNEPSLRPHSWHSQKLTAGDPAPLGKETTPVAVWHQREASRVKESSCQTDQKKQHLQTGQHSYMRQMEGLERPAHPFPQDRVSPTKYTGSSENGTEGKRRTFSCFSSGSNTLLVDSNSLGRKGTSGENIFFKGIQDEGPFTVERPEYLQMLYQKGSGSEEQNSSWLSSRFKPSVGSVWQVPEKRKTKAPPLPSKMMQNDSCATTRAFQYPEASENYPHTHCRSFERLTEWNKSHPGKNTKSRCSITSLSEKDILHPSRTDERNQLHPTKHFSLSSTDVRQFHYANRPALQKVDSDERTFYTAPHTKIQSVGSYYRSLQDLPMNASGRRFVWCSKVSADAADLEEDRYSASVNKKGKHQMAYTEITGHNGFIRNIYLLNPQGSEHSHRLGLHDATERIDGHIGNMKRIFPAHPSSNHKMSPSRLDNPWVPQEDQRLSPLNTPLLHTLAQDRQIQTDIPSMSNLSSRNVCESMAASSGKANRRGDRYATTLRNEVRQKRAQLQKSCSAATLICDDQNDDLSHWNNNEPSNTCCISFSNTYKDNLKEAQARVLQATSFQRRDLEPLGTETAVLKASNGRVKGRRRFPLAKRIHSFSEPDKIDRVGVDREHPDGHCDQMKCDRKPALSKSMMPMSGEPSETKERCTSGDAQNTHLYRETWRPTLSGKKVPLEQQKLGTFAEYQATWNKQKRASEAKIQGRYYSAENILDNENEENAIYIHERSRSSPSADICTLNVPPVWLDCLARQSNDSARTESDHQSSSDAVRHKIAVSSDPCSLSPVLGDQEPDQPPHIKAVLPSNSHLGTESTSLPQEFLSGASTGPTILQPVCSFDPTTMQFILPDSPHLCGMTQSDRKTLDIVSKKEQSTSLPIRTVKLSHSPCQLVPPLSRMDGQPVVNVREDSPLRSENYSELSDAVINVSNSGTKSLGVVAAFPPKGLAISDNIPLGANEMWDPLTMAHCTKKPTKDQQPDSEQFKVKESIPLANLTGEEDAKTQQLVRDIMDKDKSLVEILDQSGRKTTMDLMEGLFSQEEQILDVAQQRRRTSSGSRLPNSSRRDEDDISGAGSLVPSSSYYSTSAPKAELLIKMKDMQEQLQDQDSEDELDVDLVTKKEELISSLAKKLEVLREARQSLQEDVENNEVLGSEVESTVQRFCLPNQLDKFRMFVGDLDKVVSLLLSLSGRLARVENALNCLEEGAPIEEKRTLTEKRKLLLRQHEDAKELKENLDRRERLVSSIMEAHLDPERLDDYQHFVKMKSALIIEQRKLEDRIKLGEEQLKCLLDSLPLEQRFHF; from the exons ATGGTTGATGTTGTATCAACACACATCATGCCGTCAGAAAATGAGGTTCTTGTGGCAAGGTGCTTTCTCACCAAGATTTTGCGAAGCTCTATGAG GAAGAATCACTTCAAAGG GAAGAATGAGCCGAGCTTACGGCCTCATTCTTGGCACTCCCAAAAGCTAACAGCGGGGGATCCCGCGCCCCTTGGCAAGGAGACCACCCCTGTAGCAGTGTGGCACCAAAGGGAAGCCAG CAGAGTGAAAGAGTCATCCTGTCAAACAGACCAGAAAAAGCAGCATCTGCAAACTGGCCAGCACAGCTACATGAGACAAATGGAGGGACTGGAGCGTCCTGCTCACCCTTTCCCACAAGATCGTGTTTCCCCGACCAAGTACACCGGCAGCAGCGAGAATGGTACAGAAGGCAAAAGAAGAACATTCAGCTGTTTTTCCAGTGGTTCCAACACTCTGCTTGTAGATTCAAATTCACTTGGCAGGAAGGGAACCAGcggggaaaacatttttttcaagggTATTCAAGATGAAGGGCCCTTTACAGTGGAGCGCCCCGAGTACTTGCAGATGCTTTACCAGAAGGGGTCAGGGTCGGAAGAGCAGAACTCCTCTTGGTTATCAAGTAGATTTAAACCAAGCGTTGGCTCAGTGTGGCAGGTACCAGAAAAAAGGAAGACCAAGGCACCTCCTCTACCTTCCAAGATGATGCAAAATGACAGTTGTGCTACCACAAGGGCATTTCAATACCCTGAGGCATCCGAAAATTATCCGCACACTCACTGCAGGTCATTTGAAAGACTGACGGAATGGAACAAATCTCACCCAGGAAAAAACACCAAGTCCAGATGTAGCATCACATCCCTCTCAGAAAAAGACATTCTCCATCCCAGCAGAACAGATGAACGCAACCAACTACACCCAACAAAACATTTCTCACTGTCAAGCACCGATGTCAGACAGTTTCATTACGCCAACAGACCTGCACTGCAAAAAGTGGACAGCGATGAGAGGACCTTCTATACAGCTCCTCACACCAAGATTCAGAGTGTTGGAAGTTACTATCGCAGTTTACAGGACCTGCCAATGAACGCCTCCGGTCGTAGATTTGTTTGGTGCTCCAAAGTTTCTGCAGATGCCGCAGATTTAGAAGAGGACAGATATTCTGCTTCAGTAAACAAAAAGGGAAAGCATCAGATGGCATACACTGAAATTACAGGGCATAATGGGTTTATAAGGAACATTTACCTCCTCAATCCCCAAGGCTCTGAACACTCTCACCGTCTTGGCCTGCACGATGCCACAGAGAGAATTGATGGACACATTGGCAATATGAAAAGAATTTTCCCAGCTCATCCAAGTAGTAATCACAAGATGAGTCCTTCAAGGCTCGACAACCCTTGGGTGCCGCAAGAAGACCAACGACTATCCCCTTTGAATACCCCCTTGCTTCATACACTAGCACAGGATCGTCAAATTCAAACGGACATCCCGTCAATGAGTAATCTGTCATCTCGAAATGTTTGCGAATCAATGGCCGCAAGTAGCGGAAAAGCCAATCGGCGTGGTGACCGTTACGCTACTACTCTACGGAATGAAGTACGGCAGAAGCGAGCACAGTTGCAAAAAAGCTGTAGTGCTGCCACGCTAATTTGTGATGACCAGAATGACGACCTTTCACACTGGAACAATAACGAGCCTTCAAATACGTGCTGCATCTCCTTCTCAAACACGTACAAAGACAATCTCAAAGAGGCACAGGCGAGGGTCCTCCAGGCCACCTCTTTCCAGAGACGCGATCTAGAACCTCTAGGCACAGAGACAGCTGTGCTAAAAGCCTCGAATGGACGCGTTAAAGGACGTAGGCGTTTCCCTTTAGCCAAGCgtattcattccttttcagaACCTGACAAGATCGATAGAGTAGGAGTGGATAGAGAGCATCCTGATGGGCATTGTGACCAAATGAAATGTGATAGAAAACCAGCTTTGTCCAAATCGATGATGCCAATGTCAGGTGAGCCAAGTGAAACCAAGGAGAGATGTACATCAGGGGACGCTCAGAACACTCATTTATATCGAGAAACCTGGAGACCCACACTCTCGGGAAAGAAGGTTCCACTGGAGCAACAGAAGCTTGGAACATTTGCGGAGTACCAGGCCACGTGGAACAAACAGAAGAGAGCATCTGAGGCCAAGATCCAAGGCAGATATTACTCAGCAGAAAACATCCTGgataatgaaaatgaagagaatgCAATATACATACATGAGAGATCCAGATCTTCTCCTTCTGCAGACATCTGTACTCTG AATGTTCCACCCGTGTGGCTAGATTGTCTAGCCAGGCAGAGCAATGACTCAGCAAG AACAGAAAGTGACCACCAGTCCAGCTCTGATGCTGTTAGGCACAAGATTGCAGTCTCCTCTGATCCTTGTAGTCTGAGTCCTGTCCTAGGAGACCAAGAACCAGACCAGCCTCCGCACATCAAAGCTGTCTTACCATCCAATTCCCATTTGGGCACAGAAAGCACTTCCCTTCCCCAGGAATTTCTCTCAGGAGCATCTACAGGACCGACAATACTTCAGCCCGTGTGTAGTTTTGACCCCACTACCATGCAATTCATCCTCCCTGACTCTCCTCACCTCTGCGGAATGACTCAGTCTGATAGGAAAACATTGGATATTGTAAGTAAGAAGGAGCAGTCAACATCTTTGCCCATTCGAACAGTGAAACTTTCTCACTCTCCCTGTCAACTTGTTCCACCTTTGAGTCGAATGGACGGACAGCCGGTTGTTAATGTGCGGGAGGATTCACCTCTCAG GTCCGAAAATTACTCTGAGCTCTCAGACGCTGTGATTAATGTGAGCAATTCAGGGACAAAAAGTCTTGGTGTGGTCGCAGCCTTCCCCCCTAAGGGCCTGGCCATTTCCGACAACATCCCTTTGGGTGCCAATGAGATGTGGGACCCCTTAACAATGGCGCACTGCACAAAGAAACCCACTAAGGATCAGCAACCTGACTCCGAACAGTTCAAGGTTAAGGAAAGCATTCCTTTGGCAAACCTTACAGGTGAAGAAGACGCCAAGACGCAGCAGCTTGTGAGGGACATCATGGACAAGGATAAATCCCTGGTGGAGATCTTAGATCAGAGTGGAAGGAAGACCACAATGGACCTGATGGAAGGGCTATTTTCCCAAGAGGAACAGATCCTGGATGTGGCCCAACAACGGCGGAGAACTTCCAGTGGGTCCAGGTTGCCCAACTCAAGCAG GAGGGATGAAGATGACATTTCTGGAGCAGGTTCGCTGGTTCCGAGCTCCTCCTACTACAGCACATCAGCTCCAAAGGCTGAGCTCCTGATCAAGATGAAAGACATGCAGGAACAATTGCAGGATCAGGACTCTGAGGACGAGCTGGATGTGGACCTGGTCACTAAAAAG GAGGAGCTGATCTCAAGCCTGGCCAAGAAGCTGGAGGTGTTGCGGGAGGCACGGCAAAGTCTGCAGGAGGATGTTGAAAACAACGAGGTTTTAGGCAGCGAGGTGGAGAGCACTGTCCAACGCTTTTGCCTGCCCAACCAGCTGGACAAGTTTAGGATGTTTGTGGGTGACTTGGACAAGGTCGTGAGCCTGCTGCTGTCATTGTCTGGTCGTCTGGCAAGGGTGGAGAATGCTCTCAACTGTCTTGAAGAAGGAGCACCCATAGAGGAgaag CGCACCCTGACTGAGAAACGCAAACTGCTTCTGCGGCAACATGAAGACGCCAAGGAGCTGAAGGAGAACCTGGACCGTCGGGAGCGTCTGGTGTCCTCTATCATGGAGGCCCACCTGGACCCCGAGAGGCTTGATGACTATCAGCATTTTGTCAAGATGAAGTCTGCCCTCATCATCGAGCAGCGCAAACTGGAGGACAGAATCAAACTGGGCGAGGAGCAGCTCAAGTGTTTACTGGACAGTCTGCCATTGGAGCAGAGGTTCCACTTTTAA